One window of Akkermansia biwaensis genomic DNA carries:
- a CDS encoding S1C family serine protease — MRFHTCLQGLFLALAAVSLSPADEPAISLSDFGVDKVMSGPVVSINDQYKGVVKIEVDSLTPDYATPWDTGRYQGGIGTGFLIGENAFMTNAHVVSNAERIYISMYGDSRKIPARVKFIAHDADLALLEVEDFKPFKGIKPFEFSKNLPNLEDEVRVIGYPIGGNRLSVTRGVVSRIDFTPYAHPRNMEHLTIQVDAAINPGNSGGPALMGNKVIGVAFQGLNNANNTGYVIPTPVIRHFLEDIKDGVYDGYVDMGIQAAPILNPAMRKAFGLPDDEKGVLIGKVLKGSSADGALRNGDILMKVDGYDVDSSAMIELEGQKISMKELIERCFKDDRLPLDIIRDGKPMKVEMVMKPSRAKELLMEEYDKMPRYVVFGGLVFQPIQRNVLAAADISMLDVALDIRDYQEDGGCVDYEDMVIITKVLDDEVNARLSGSVSNAIVEKINGVKVKGLSHAYKLLYPEKMPEYVIIELKDGERPLIFEGKAMEAANKRISKTYNIPKNARLDSAIPGRQPSRKETPAN; from the coding sequence ATGCGTTTTCATACATGCCTCCAGGGACTCTTCCTGGCTCTCGCCGCAGTATCCCTCTCTCCGGCGGACGAGCCAGCCATCTCCCTTTCCGACTTCGGGGTGGACAAAGTCATGTCCGGCCCCGTCGTTTCCATCAATGACCAGTACAAGGGCGTTGTAAAAATTGAAGTGGACTCCCTGACTCCGGACTACGCCACGCCGTGGGATACGGGCCGCTACCAGGGAGGCATCGGCACTGGTTTCCTGATCGGTGAAAACGCCTTCATGACCAATGCGCACGTAGTAAGCAACGCGGAACGCATCTACATCTCCATGTACGGGGACTCCCGCAAAATTCCCGCCAGGGTCAAATTCATCGCCCATGATGCCGACCTCGCCCTGCTGGAAGTGGAGGATTTCAAGCCGTTCAAGGGAATCAAGCCCTTCGAATTCAGCAAGAACCTGCCCAATCTGGAAGACGAGGTAAGAGTCATCGGCTACCCCATCGGCGGCAACAGGCTCTCCGTCACGCGCGGCGTCGTCTCCCGCATTGACTTCACCCCGTACGCCCATCCCCGGAACATGGAACACCTCACCATTCAGGTGGATGCCGCCATCAACCCGGGCAACAGCGGCGGCCCCGCACTCATGGGCAATAAAGTCATCGGCGTGGCCTTCCAGGGTCTGAACAACGCCAACAACACGGGGTATGTGATTCCCACCCCCGTCATCCGCCATTTTCTGGAGGACATCAAGGACGGAGTCTATGACGGCTACGTGGACATGGGCATCCAGGCGGCCCCCATCCTGAACCCCGCCATGCGCAAGGCATTCGGGCTGCCGGATGACGAAAAGGGCGTCCTGATCGGCAAGGTTCTCAAAGGCTCTTCCGCGGACGGCGCTCTCCGGAACGGGGACATCCTGATGAAGGTGGACGGCTACGATGTGGACAGCTCCGCCATGATCGAACTGGAAGGCCAGAAAATCAGCATGAAAGAGCTCATCGAACGCTGCTTCAAGGATGACAGGCTGCCCCTGGACATCATCCGGGACGGCAAGCCCATGAAAGTGGAAATGGTCATGAAACCCTCCCGCGCCAAGGAACTGCTGATGGAGGAATATGACAAAATGCCCCGCTACGTCGTCTTCGGCGGCCTGGTATTCCAGCCCATCCAGCGCAACGTACTGGCTGCGGCGGACATCTCCATGCTGGACGTAGCCCTGGACATCCGGGACTACCAGGAAGACGGAGGCTGCGTGGACTATGAAGACATGGTCATCATCACCAAGGTATTGGACGACGAAGTAAACGCCCGCCTTTCCGGATCCGTTTCCAACGCCATCGTGGAAAAAATCAACGGCGTGAAGGTCAAGGGCCTCAGCCATGCCTACAAACTGCTTTACCCGGAAAAAATGCCGGAATATGTCATTATTGAACTGAAAGACGGAGAACGCCCCCTGATCTTTGAAGGAAAAGCCATGGAAGCGGCCAACAAGCGGATCTCTAAAACCTACAATATCCCCAAAAACGCCCGGCTTGACAGCGCCATTCCCGGCCGCCAGCCCTCCCGTAAAGAAACTCCCGCCAACTAA
- a CDS encoding N-acetylmuramoyl-L-alanine amidase family protein yields the protein MYPSSRTSCTAMLGILGMFLLTLSTAFGWNPETINGVQYIPMSEVRTHYKLTRERTEGRQKVYEVPEKIQIRMQAHSQDMYMNNMKFILSYPVADHPSKGLMVSNLDLHKIIDPVLRPTYIANRRGFNTVVIDPGHGGHDSGARNRISREADLNLSVAKKLRDRLKSMGYQTVMTRETDNFISLQDRVRIANKYSNAIFISIHFNDGGPSARGVETFTLAPAGTSSSMSRNIRQEALQGNSQDSMNIALATAVQGHMLKGPLAIKEGISMVDRGIKRARYSVLCTIKHPAILVEGGFMSHAQEALLINTERYQKFMASSLAAAVHQYRTALGQQARRTR from the coding sequence ATGTATCCGTCCTCTCGTACATCCTGCACAGCCATGCTCGGCATTCTGGGCATGTTCCTGTTGACGCTGTCCACGGCGTTCGGATGGAATCCGGAAACCATCAACGGAGTGCAGTACATCCCCATGTCGGAAGTGCGCACCCATTACAAGCTCACGCGGGAACGGACGGAAGGACGCCAGAAAGTTTACGAGGTGCCGGAAAAAATTCAGATCCGCATGCAGGCCCACAGCCAGGACATGTACATGAACAACATGAAGTTCATCCTGTCCTACCCCGTGGCGGACCACCCCTCCAAGGGGCTGATGGTCTCCAACCTGGACCTTCACAAAATCATTGATCCCGTTCTGCGGCCCACCTACATCGCCAACCGCCGCGGATTCAACACGGTAGTCATTGACCCCGGCCACGGCGGCCATGACAGCGGCGCGCGCAACCGCATCAGCCGGGAGGCGGACCTCAACCTGTCCGTGGCCAAAAAACTGCGCGACCGCCTCAAAAGCATGGGCTACCAGACGGTAATGACCCGTGAGACGGACAACTTCATCTCTCTTCAGGACCGCGTGCGGATTGCCAACAAATATTCCAACGCCATCTTCATCAGCATCCATTTCAATGACGGCGGCCCGTCCGCCCGCGGGGTGGAAACCTTCACGCTGGCCCCTGCCGGCACGTCTTCCTCCATGTCCCGCAACATTCGGCAGGAAGCCCTGCAGGGCAACTCCCAGGACAGCATGAACATCGCCCTGGCCACCGCCGTGCAGGGACACATGCTGAAAGGCCCGCTCGCCATCAAGGAAGGAATCTCCATGGTTGACCGCGGCATCAAGCGCGCCCGCTACTCCGTGCTGTGCACCATCAAGCACCCTGCCATCCTGGTGGAGGGGGGCTTCATGTCTCATGCACAGGAAGCATTGCTCATCAACACGGAACGCTACCAGAAATTCATGGCCTCCTCCCTGGCCGCCGCCGTACACCAGTACCGCACGGCCCTGGGCCAGCAGGCGCGCAGAACACGCTGA
- the leuC gene encoding 3-isopropylmalate dehydratase large subunit gives MGKTLFQKIWDAHSVGILPDGRTQMFIATHFLHEVTSPQAFGMVRDLGLAVRHPERTFATVDHIIPTDNQAEPFADATADAMIRELRRNCAENGIRFFDLPTGLQGIVHMVGPELGITQPGMTIVCGDSHTATHGAFGSIAMGIGTTQVRDVLATQTLALSPLKVRRINVNGKLAPGVRAKDVALHIIGLLGAKGGLGFAYEYGGDVIDAMSMDERMTLCNMSIEGAARCGYVNPDMTTVEYIKGRLFAPEGADWDKAVERWLSFASDADAEYDEIVEIDGASIEPTVTWGISPDQNTGISGTTPDPASAGDADERKMIGEALEYMKFPAGMPLKGLPVQVCFVGSCTNGRISDFREVASLIKGRHVAPGIRALAVPGSQMTARQCEEEGIADIFREAGFEWRLAGCSMCLAMNPDKLQGDQLCASSSNRNFKGRQGSPTGRTLLMSPAMVAAAALTGKVSDAREVFSMN, from the coding sequence ATGGGAAAAACACTTTTCCAAAAAATCTGGGATGCTCATTCCGTCGGCATTCTGCCGGACGGAAGGACGCAAATGTTCATCGCTACACACTTTCTGCATGAAGTCACTTCTCCGCAGGCTTTCGGCATGGTCCGCGACCTCGGCCTTGCTGTGCGCCATCCGGAACGCACCTTCGCCACCGTGGACCACATCATTCCCACGGACAACCAGGCGGAACCGTTCGCGGACGCCACGGCGGACGCCATGATCCGGGAACTCCGCAGGAACTGCGCGGAAAACGGCATCCGCTTCTTTGATCTTCCTACGGGCCTCCAGGGTATTGTTCACATGGTGGGGCCGGAACTCGGAATCACCCAGCCGGGCATGACCATCGTGTGCGGAGATTCCCACACGGCCACCCACGGAGCGTTCGGCTCCATCGCGATGGGCATCGGCACCACGCAGGTGCGCGACGTGCTGGCCACCCAGACGCTGGCCCTCAGTCCGCTGAAGGTGCGCCGCATCAACGTAAACGGCAAACTGGCCCCCGGCGTGCGGGCCAAGGACGTGGCCCTTCACATCATCGGGCTCCTGGGAGCCAAGGGCGGCCTGGGATTCGCCTATGAATACGGCGGCGACGTCATTGACGCCATGAGCATGGACGAACGCATGACCCTCTGCAACATGTCCATTGAAGGCGCGGCGCGCTGCGGCTATGTGAACCCGGACATGACCACGGTGGAATACATCAAGGGACGCCTGTTCGCCCCCGAAGGTGCGGACTGGGACAAGGCCGTGGAGCGCTGGCTGAGCTTCGCCTCCGACGCGGACGCGGAATACGACGAAATTGTGGAAATCGACGGAGCCTCCATCGAACCTACCGTGACATGGGGCATCTCCCCGGACCAGAACACGGGCATCAGCGGCACAACGCCGGATCCCGCATCCGCCGGGGACGCCGACGAACGGAAAATGATCGGTGAAGCGCTGGAATACATGAAATTTCCCGCCGGAATGCCCCTCAAGGGACTTCCCGTCCAGGTGTGCTTCGTCGGGTCCTGCACCAACGGCCGCATCTCCGACTTCCGGGAAGTAGCCTCCCTCATCAAGGGACGCCACGTGGCTCCCGGAATCAGGGCGCTGGCCGTGCCGGGCTCCCAAATGACGGCCAGGCAATGCGAGGAGGAAGGCATTGCGGACATCTTCCGCGAGGCCGGATTCGAATGGCGCCTGGCCGGCTGTTCCATGTGCCTGGCCATGAACCCGGACAAGCTCCAGGGCGACCAGCTCTGCGCCAGTTCCTCCAACCGGAACTTCAAGGGACGCCAGGGCAGCCCCACGGGCCGCACGCTTCTGATGAGCCCCGCCATGGTGGCCGCCGCCGCGCTGACGGGGAAAGTCTCCGATGCCCGTGAAGTGTTCTCCATGAACTAA
- the lipB gene encoding lipoyl(octanoyl) transferase LipB: MNIIRIPGLADYQETLRMQEELVRAHQDDPEREDELLLLEHAGVYTIGRTRDYASLHPGTVLPFPVHEINRGGQATYHGPGQLVGYPVTDLNRRGRDLHAYVTSLENALIESCARFGVAARIREGLVGVWVEDRKIASIGVGVKKWIAMHGFAINLTRESLPPSWPLPPAAFRTSR; the protein is encoded by the coding sequence ATGAACATCATCCGCATTCCCGGCCTGGCAGACTATCAGGAAACCCTGCGTATGCAGGAAGAACTGGTGCGGGCCCACCAGGACGACCCGGAACGGGAAGACGAACTGCTGCTGCTGGAACACGCCGGCGTGTACACCATCGGCCGCACGCGCGACTATGCCAGCCTTCATCCCGGCACCGTGCTGCCCTTCCCCGTCCATGAAATCAACCGGGGAGGACAGGCCACCTACCACGGGCCCGGCCAGCTTGTGGGCTACCCCGTCACGGACCTGAACCGCCGCGGCAGGGATTTGCACGCCTACGTCACCTCCCTGGAAAATGCCCTGATCGAATCCTGCGCCCGGTTCGGCGTCGCCGCCCGCATCCGGGAAGGTCTGGTGGGCGTCTGGGTGGAAGACCGCAAAATAGCCTCCATCGGCGTGGGAGTGAAAAAATGGATAGCCATGCACGGCTTCGCCATCAACCTGACGCGGGAATCCCTGCCCCCTTCCTGGCCATTACCCCCTGCGGCATTCAGGACGTCCAGATGA
- a CDS encoding cell division protein FtsQ/DivIB: protein MSHKVTTPVPPSAKRQEMLLLEREARKEAIERKGKNYRFWLFRRKLYHIVVVYALIIGLIGAIVFLWTNYILKYDWLSIDTVTLNSNGIFNAEQAFAVMGVGPQDNIFSIDASVLEQRLQKCPAIRRADVKYQVSSNPTLIVDIDARIPAAWIDCPELGIHPGDAKYGVLADKDGVMFPCMETVHMPYIQGKHLPSVSLRPPSSGQLSYGVSTRDLEAPMQLIELLSGAVSEFLPGIVSISTPNDWSFCVRFSNDCQATFSHYGLERQVDKLEQALEHARQTHRKINAINLIPEHNVPVLFDGAYEDIPLAEPIEE from the coding sequence ATGTCGCATAAAGTCACAACGCCAGTCCCCCCCTCCGCCAAAAGGCAGGAAATGCTTCTGCTGGAACGGGAGGCCAGAAAAGAGGCCATCGAACGCAAGGGCAAGAACTACCGTTTCTGGCTCTTCCGGCGCAAGCTGTACCACATCGTCGTCGTTTACGCGCTCATCATCGGCCTCATCGGCGCCATCGTCTTCCTGTGGACCAACTACATCCTCAAGTACGACTGGCTCTCCATCGACACCGTTACGCTGAACAGCAACGGCATCTTCAATGCGGAACAGGCCTTCGCCGTCATGGGCGTAGGGCCGCAGGACAACATCTTTTCCATAGACGCCTCCGTACTGGAACAGCGCCTGCAGAAATGCCCCGCCATCCGCCGGGCGGACGTCAAGTACCAGGTCTCCTCCAACCCCACGCTGATTGTGGACATTGATGCGCGCATCCCCGCGGCCTGGATCGACTGTCCGGAGCTGGGCATCCATCCCGGAGACGCCAAATACGGCGTACTGGCGGACAAGGACGGCGTCATGTTTCCGTGCATGGAAACGGTCCACATGCCCTACATCCAGGGGAAACACCTGCCTTCCGTCTCCCTCAGGCCACCCAGTTCCGGACAGCTCTCCTACGGCGTCAGCACGCGGGATTTGGAAGCGCCCATGCAGTTGATTGAACTGCTGTCCGGCGCGGTGTCCGAATTCCTGCCCGGCATCGTCTCCATCTCCACGCCCAACGACTGGTCCTTCTGCGTGCGCTTCTCCAACGACTGCCAGGCCACATTCAGCCACTACGGGCTGGAACGGCAGGTGGACAAGCTGGAACAGGCGCTGGAACACGCACGGCAGACCCACCGTAAAATCAACGCCATCAACCTCATCCCGGAACACAACGTTCCCGTCCTCTTTGACGGAGCCTATGAGGACATCCCGCTGGCGGAGCCCATTGAGGAATAA
- the recA gene encoding recombinase RecA: MSNDTPLSPEAEKLSAARKRNLDLALTQIQKDFGENAIMRLGDNAKMEVDVIPTGNLLIDRALGVGGFARGRVVEIYGPESSGKTTLTLTAIAQAQKSGGLAAFIDVEHALDPQYAARLGVNLDDLLVSQPNSGEEALQICEALVRSNAIDVIVVDSVAALVTKQELEGEIGDSTVGAQARLMSAALRKLTSFISKARTVCIFTNQIREKIGVMFGNPETTPGGRALKFYASVRVDIRRIGQIKGSDGSVTGNRTKIKVVKNKVAPPFTECEFDIMYNEGISSVGSLLDLAMEYDIIQKRGSWISYNGSQIAQGRDAAKEALKSNQELYSEIEEQVKAKMDEKAAK; this comes from the coding sequence ATGAGCAACGATACACCCTTATCTCCCGAAGCGGAAAAACTGTCGGCCGCACGCAAGCGCAACCTTGATCTTGCCCTGACCCAGATTCAAAAAGACTTCGGTGAAAACGCCATCATGCGTCTTGGCGACAATGCCAAAATGGAAGTGGATGTCATCCCCACCGGCAACCTTCTCATTGACCGCGCCCTGGGCGTGGGCGGGTTCGCCCGCGGACGCGTCGTGGAAATCTACGGACCGGAATCCTCCGGTAAAACCACCCTCACCCTCACGGCCATCGCGCAGGCCCAGAAATCCGGCGGTCTGGCCGCGTTCATTGACGTGGAACACGCCCTGGACCCGCAATACGCCGCCCGCCTGGGCGTGAACCTGGACGACCTGCTGGTCTCCCAGCCGAACTCGGGTGAAGAAGCCCTGCAAATCTGCGAAGCCCTGGTGCGTTCCAACGCCATCGACGTCATCGTGGTGGACTCCGTAGCCGCCCTGGTTACCAAACAGGAACTGGAAGGCGAAATAGGCGACTCCACCGTGGGCGCACAGGCCCGCCTGATGTCCGCCGCCCTCCGCAAGCTGACCAGCTTCATCTCCAAGGCCCGGACCGTCTGCATCTTCACCAACCAGATCCGTGAAAAAATCGGCGTCATGTTCGGCAATCCGGAAACCACTCCCGGCGGCCGCGCCCTGAAATTCTATGCCTCCGTGCGCGTGGACATCCGCCGCATCGGCCAGATCAAGGGCAGCGACGGCTCCGTGACCGGCAACCGCACCAAGATCAAGGTGGTCAAGAACAAGGTGGCCCCTCCCTTCACGGAATGCGAATTCGACATCATGTACAATGAAGGCATCTCCTCCGTTGGAAGCCTGCTGGACCTGGCGATGGAATACGACATCATCCAGAAGCGCGGCTCCTGGATCAGCTACAACGGCAGCCAGATCGCCCAGGGGCGCGACGCCGCCAAGGAGGCCCTCAAATCCAATCAGGAACTGTACTCGGAAATCGAAGAACAGGTTAAAGCCAAAATGGACGAAAAGGCGGCCAAGTAA
- a CDS encoding D-alanine--D-alanine ligase, which yields MSILKRDLSIALLLGGPGAEREVSLVSGSSVYDALVRAGFTNVTRVDLQGPDFRLPEGTELAYNIIHGTFGEDGALQSILEERGIPYTGAGSRSSAVCFDKAKSKKIFTAAGVPTPKAEILDCSNGIVMPSLPLPFVIKPPCEGSSVGVHIVHRQEDVLPAMEKAVTHGPEVLVEEFIQGRELTVGILDGEALPVIHICPRSGFYDLSNKYPWMNMGGGTDYICPADLPEETAKKVQEAALQAYRAAGVEIYGRVDVLLRDGDEAPFVLEINTIPGMTPSSLLPKAAAAAGWSYEALCEKIAELSLATPRKERSI from the coding sequence ATGAGCATCCTCAAGCGCGACCTCAGCATCGCCCTGCTCCTCGGCGGACCGGGAGCCGAACGGGAAGTATCCCTCGTCTCCGGCAGCTCCGTTTACGACGCCCTGGTCCGGGCCGGATTCACCAACGTCACCCGGGTGGACTTGCAAGGCCCGGACTTCCGTTTGCCGGAAGGCACGGAACTGGCCTACAACATCATTCACGGCACCTTCGGGGAGGACGGCGCGCTCCAGTCCATTCTGGAAGAACGCGGCATCCCGTACACCGGCGCAGGCTCCCGTTCCAGCGCCGTTTGCTTTGACAAGGCCAAATCCAAAAAAATCTTCACGGCTGCCGGAGTCCCCACCCCGAAAGCGGAAATCCTGGACTGCTCCAACGGCATCGTGATGCCGTCCCTTCCGCTGCCTTTCGTCATCAAACCGCCCTGCGAAGGGTCCAGTGTGGGCGTCCACATCGTCCACCGGCAGGAAGACGTGCTGCCCGCCATGGAGAAAGCCGTCACCCACGGTCCGGAAGTGCTGGTGGAGGAATTCATCCAGGGCAGGGAGCTTACCGTGGGCATTCTGGACGGAGAAGCCCTGCCCGTCATCCATATCTGTCCCCGCTCCGGCTTCTATGACCTCAGCAACAAATACCCCTGGATGAACATGGGCGGCGGCACGGACTACATCTGCCCGGCGGACCTTCCGGAGGAAACCGCAAAAAAAGTGCAGGAAGCGGCCCTTCAGGCGTACCGCGCCGCTGGCGTGGAAATTTACGGCCGCGTGGACGTGCTGCTCCGCGACGGGGACGAGGCCCCCTTCGTGCTGGAAATCAACACCATTCCCGGCATGACCCCCTCCAGCCTGCTCCCGAAGGCCGCGGCAGCCGCCGGCTGGTCCTATGAAGCCCTCTGTGAAAAAATTGCGGAATTATCGCTAGCCACCCCCAGGAAAGAGCGTAGTATTTGA
- the murC gene encoding UDP-N-acetylmuramate--L-alanine ligase, with protein sequence MIETLRKRLINRKSPARLHLIGVAGSGMSGLALMLMEMGHRVSGCDRVTSTETERLQSLGLAFSCPHSADAVADAEIVIYSSAIREDNPALAAARQLNIPCMRRAECLAAILNGKKGVVVSGTHGKTTTSALCAHLMREGRMRPCHYVGAEIPVLGTNAHWNEDSEYLVAEGDESDGTLVNYIPEHSIVLNVEPEHLDHYKDLDEIKTVFNQLCTQTRGKIIYCKAHPGATDVCAKYPNAVSYGWSDADYTAADVVERRGRTLFTVFKGEKELGRVELGIPGRHNVLNALAAIALVTELGVDFPSVTRGLASFAGAKRRFETKYLSPSIRIVDDYGHHPTEIAATLQTARSLQPERLVVYFQPHRYTRTQMLAEDFGKVLQAADLVFVADVYPASELPIEGISGQTIIDAMHRHGRVETSYLPDLNTAHHAIGNALKPGDLFLTLGAGNVHECGMRIARDLALLEDLERTAGESLNGTLYEPMSRHTTMGVGGCAQFWLEPSTFAAMQTAVNYCRDRNIPVHVVGRGSNIIVRDGGLRGAVIHPSGGEFGTLEVRDNFITAGAGVRLKKMVSAALRSGLGGLEWMDGIPGNVGGSLRMNAGAMGRDMIRNLVSVTCLDEDGEIRSHPSGDLNAQYRSIPDLAHNFVLQAVFEGSPCAREEIEEKLEDARAKRRLSQPSGASAGCIFKNPEEIPAGKLIDELGLKNACVGDACVSSVHANFIINRGHARARDITILIDMIRKEAMENRGIDLKSEAQVIGDREPQF encoded by the coding sequence ATGATTGAAACCCTGCGCAAACGTCTCATCAACAGGAAGTCCCCGGCGCGCCTGCACCTCATCGGGGTGGCGGGGTCCGGCATGTCCGGCCTGGCTCTCATGCTCATGGAGATGGGGCACAGGGTCAGCGGCTGCGACCGCGTAACCAGCACGGAGACGGAACGTCTGCAAAGCCTGGGGCTGGCCTTCTCCTGCCCGCACTCCGCGGACGCCGTGGCGGACGCAGAAATCGTCATCTATTCCAGCGCCATCCGGGAGGACAATCCGGCGCTGGCCGCCGCGCGCCAGCTCAATATCCCCTGCATGCGCCGGGCGGAATGCCTGGCCGCCATCCTGAACGGAAAGAAGGGCGTAGTCGTCTCCGGCACGCACGGCAAAACCACCACTTCCGCCCTCTGCGCCCACCTCATGAGGGAAGGCCGCATGCGCCCCTGCCATTACGTGGGAGCGGAAATCCCCGTGCTGGGAACCAACGCCCACTGGAATGAAGACAGCGAATATCTGGTGGCGGAAGGGGACGAAAGCGACGGCACGCTGGTCAACTACATTCCGGAACACAGCATCGTCCTCAACGTGGAGCCGGAACACCTGGACCACTACAAGGACCTAGATGAAATCAAAACCGTCTTCAACCAGCTATGCACCCAGACCCGCGGAAAAATCATTTACTGCAAGGCCCATCCCGGCGCGACGGACGTCTGCGCCAAATATCCCAATGCCGTCTCCTACGGATGGTCTGACGCGGACTACACCGCGGCCGACGTGGTGGAACGCCGCGGCCGCACCCTCTTCACCGTTTTCAAGGGAGAGAAAGAACTGGGCCGCGTGGAGCTGGGCATTCCCGGCCGCCACAACGTGCTGAACGCCCTGGCCGCCATCGCCCTGGTCACGGAACTGGGTGTGGACTTCCCTTCCGTCACGCGCGGACTGGCCTCCTTTGCCGGAGCCAAGCGCCGTTTTGAAACCAAATACCTTTCTCCCTCCATCCGGATCGTGGACGACTACGGCCACCATCCCACGGAAATAGCCGCCACCCTGCAAACGGCCCGCTCCCTCCAGCCGGAGCGCCTCGTCGTGTACTTCCAACCGCACCGCTACACGCGCACCCAGATGCTGGCGGAAGACTTCGGGAAAGTGCTTCAGGCCGCGGACCTCGTCTTCGTGGCTGACGTGTATCCCGCCAGCGAGCTTCCCATTGAAGGAATCAGCGGCCAAACCATCATTGACGCCATGCACAGGCATGGCCGGGTGGAAACCTCCTATCTGCCGGACCTCAACACGGCCCACCACGCCATCGGCAACGCCCTGAAACCCGGCGACCTCTTCCTGACGCTGGGGGCGGGCAACGTCCACGAATGCGGCATGCGCATCGCCCGGGACCTCGCCCTGCTGGAGGACCTGGAACGCACGGCGGGAGAATCCCTGAACGGAACGCTGTATGAGCCCATGTCCCGCCATACCACCATGGGCGTGGGCGGCTGCGCCCAATTCTGGCTGGAGCCCTCCACCTTCGCCGCCATGCAGACGGCCGTCAACTACTGCCGGGACAGAAACATCCCGGTCCACGTCGTAGGCCGCGGCTCCAACATCATCGTGCGCGACGGCGGCCTGCGCGGCGCCGTCATCCACCCCTCCGGCGGAGAATTCGGCACACTGGAAGTCCGGGACAACTTCATCACGGCAGGAGCGGGCGTACGCCTGAAAAAAATGGTTTCCGCCGCTCTCCGCAGCGGCCTCGGCGGCCTGGAATGGATGGACGGAATCCCCGGCAACGTGGGCGGAAGCCTCCGCATGAACGCCGGAGCCATGGGAAGGGACATGATCCGGAACCTCGTCTCCGTCACCTGCCTGGATGAAGACGGGGAAATCCGCAGCCACCCCTCCGGCGACCTCAACGCCCAGTACCGCTCCATTCCGGACCTGGCCCACAACTTCGTGCTGCAGGCCGTCTTTGAAGGCAGCCCCTGCGCCAGGGAGGAAATTGAAGAAAAACTGGAAGACGCCCGCGCCAAACGCAGGCTGTCCCAGCCCTCCGGCGCCAGCGCCGGCTGCATCTTCAAAAACCCGGAGGAAATCCCCGCAGGCAAGCTGATTGACGAACTGGGGCTGAAAAACGCCTGTGTGGGAGACGCCTGCGTCTCCAGCGTGCACGCCAACTTCATCATCAACCGGGGCCACGCCAGGGCAAGGGACATCACCATTCTGATCGACATGATCCGCAAGGAAGCCATGGAAAACCGGGGAATCGACCTGAAATCGGAAGCCCAGGTCATCGGCGACCGCGAACCTCAATTCTAA
- the leuD gene encoding 3-isopropylmalate dehydratase small subunit, producing MSLTKFTSITGACVPVPGPDMDTDRIIPSRFLKCITFDELANVMFWDERFDENGKSKSHPVDDPRFRGASIILGGANFGCGSSREHAPQTIRRSGIKAVIAESFAEIFFGNSTGIGLPCVCASAEDIAALSRYVSEHPETEITIDLQSMTASWPDGSIPIRMPAEAREALTRGRWDSIAELLVNLDAVEKKNAELPQVSASC from the coding sequence ATGTCTCTGACCAAATTCACTTCCATCACCGGCGCCTGCGTCCCGGTCCCCGGACCGGACATGGATACGGACCGCATCATCCCCTCGCGCTTCCTCAAATGCATCACGTTTGACGAGCTGGCGAACGTCATGTTCTGGGACGAACGCTTTGACGAAAACGGGAAGTCCAAGTCCCATCCGGTGGACGATCCCCGTTTCCGGGGAGCCTCCATCATCCTGGGAGGCGCCAACTTCGGCTGCGGTTCCTCCCGCGAGCATGCTCCGCAAACCATCAGGCGTTCCGGCATCAAGGCCGTGATCGCGGAATCCTTTGCGGAAATCTTCTTCGGCAACAGCACAGGCATCGGCCTGCCCTGCGTGTGCGCCTCCGCGGAAGACATCGCCGCCCTGTCCCGGTACGTCTCCGAACACCCGGAAACGGAAATCACCATCGACCTTCAGTCCATGACCGCCTCCTGGCCGGACGGCTCCATTCCCATCCGCATGCCTGCGGAAGCCCGCGAAGCCCTGACCCGGGGCCGCTGGGACTCCATTGCGGAACTGCTCGTCAACCTGGACGCCGTGGAAAAGAAAAATGCGGAACTCCCCCAGGTTTCGGCCTCCTGCTGA